The following are from one region of the Methanoculleus caldifontis genome:
- a CDS encoding restriction endonuclease subunit S, translated as MSVRNSVPLVEVAEVFNGKTPSKSEQRSRGHPVLKIKDVSDLGEFRGTFDSFIDPELADAYANKQLREGDTLILNAAHNANYVASKTFRVQRPTVGAFATGEWLVLRPVESRLDPGFMFHWVNSPDTRRAIRDMVKGIHLYPKDVARLRISLPPLPEQRRIAEILDKADALRTKRRAALAQLDTLIQSIFLDLFGDPATNPKRWPKRAFGEVCETRLGKMLDQKQQTGKHRRPYLRNANVQWFRFDITSLFEMDFDDDDRRIFRLQSGDLLICEGGEPGRAAVWRGELEECYFQKALHRARPNPNLALAEYLAWLLWFLNQAGMLSGVTSATIAHLTGEKLAVLPTMLPPLSLQQEFANRVTSIENVEASFQTSLHRLDGMFASLQHCAFRGDL; from the coding sequence ATGAGTGTACGGAACAGCGTTCCCCTCGTTGAAGTTGCGGAAGTCTTCAATGGAAAGACACCATCCAAGTCAGAACAGCGAAGTCGCGGGCATCCTGTGCTTAAGATTAAGGATGTGAGCGACCTAGGTGAGTTCCGAGGCACATTCGACTCATTCATTGATCCTGAGCTCGCCGATGCCTACGCAAACAAACAGCTCCGCGAAGGCGATACGCTGATTCTTAATGCTGCGCACAACGCGAACTATGTGGCCTCGAAAACCTTCCGTGTGCAACGCCCCACCGTGGGGGCTTTCGCAACCGGCGAATGGTTGGTTCTCCGTCCAGTAGAGTCTCGACTAGATCCAGGATTTATGTTCCATTGGGTAAATAGCCCTGATACGCGGCGAGCGATTCGGGACATGGTCAAGGGAATCCATCTTTATCCCAAGGATGTTGCGCGTCTTCGTATCTCGCTTCCACCCCTCCCTGAGCAGCGGCGAATTGCGGAGATCCTAGACAAGGCGGATGCGCTACGGACCAAGCGCCGCGCCGCCCTCGCCCAGCTTGACACCCTCATCCAATCCATTTTCCTCGATCTGTTCGGCGACCCCGCCACGAATCCGAAGAGGTGGCCGAAGAGAGCGTTCGGTGAAGTATGTGAAACCAGGCTTGGGAAGATGCTCGACCAAAAGCAACAGACTGGTAAGCATCGGCGTCCCTATCTGCGCAACGCAAACGTGCAGTGGTTCAGATTTGACATCACCAGCCTGTTCGAAATGGACTTTGATGATGACGATCGTCGTATTTTCCGACTTCAGTCTGGGGATCTGTTGATCTGCGAGGGGGGTGAGCCTGGACGTGCGGCAGTGTGGCGAGGCGAGCTTGAGGAATGCTATTTCCAGAAGGCGCTTCATCGTGCTCGCCCTAATCCCAATCTGGCATTGGCTGAGTATCTCGCCTGGTTGTTGTGGTTCCTTAATCAGGCGGGCATGCTTAGCGGCGTGACGTCTGCGACGATCGCACATCTGACGGGCGAGAAACTGGCGGTGCTGCCAACAATGCTGCCGCCGTTGTCCCTACAACAAGAGTTCGCGAACCGCGTCACTTCCATCGAAAATGTGGAGGCAAGTTTCCAAACCTCACTTCACCGACTTGATGGAATGTTCGCTTCACTCCAGCACTGTGCCTTCCGGGGGGATCTATAG
- a CDS encoding DEAD/DEAH box helicase family protein, with protein sequence MSQFAFLQHEWAVVFEAASKAEAAVHADPRTACFYARRALELAVSWAYKHDAALRLPYQDNISALIHEPSFKQTAGEAVFNKARVINTLGNRAVHSRRPVPESDALAAVLEMFHVAYWFARTYARAERPAPGLAFDPAALPRPAPAATQTAEQLQALEVRLRERDESLSALLVDKTALDEELKRLRAEVTKAKKAAEAQPDTHDYSEAETRDYFIDLLLKEAGWPLDQPRDREFEVSGMPNNKGKGYVDYVLWGDDGKPLGLIEAKRTRRDARVGQQQAKLYADCLERQFGRRPVIFYSNGYEHWIWDDMRYPPRQVQGFYKKSELELLVQRRETRRRLAEAPINPAIAERYYQTRAIRRIAEAFERDHDRKALLVMATGAGKTRTVIALCDLLIRCNWVKRVLFLADRVALVNQAVNAFKRHLPDSSPVNLVAEKDTEGRVFVSTYPTMMGLIDQAADGQRRFGPGHFDLIIIDEAHRSVFQKYRAIFDYFDSLLIGLTATPKDELDRNTYRLFDLESGVPTDAYSLEEAVRDGYLVPPQAVSVPLRFQREGITYDELSEEEKDQWDTLEWDDEGTVPDRVEAQAVNRWLFNKDTVDKVLAHLMTRGLTVAGGDRLGKTIIFAKNQQHADFIAERFNVNYPHYRGEFARVITFKTEYAQNLIDNFSNKEKAPHIAISVDMLDTGIDVPEVGNLVFFKLVRSRTKFWQMVGRGTRLCPDLFGPGQHKEFFYLFDYCQNLEYFSQDMPATEGSAAASLGKRLFNARLELVAALDSRAQNMPVATVGESTATYGDPRTNNEVRQSVSELLQREVASMNVDNFVVRPHRRLVEEYAKPEAWVALAGEALSELSCELAGLPTQLDPENEEAKRFDLLALRLQLALLHAEPGFPRLRDHVMKIAGLLEEKDAIPLVREQMALIQDVQSDEWWQDVTVPMLEVMRRRLRELVQFIDKRQRKPVYTDFEDLMGSETDFTLPGCTVGTDQAKFVAKARAFLNQHLDHTVIAKLRMNQPLTCPDLAELERLLGESGTGGLDDIRRAADEAHGLGLFVRSLVGMDRSAAKNALGGFIRGKPFTANQLEFVNLIVDHLTEHGVMEPALLYESPFTDLTPQGPEGLFQSAEMDELIRVLKAVRETAVAA encoded by the coding sequence ATGAGCCAGTTCGCCTTCCTCCAGCACGAATGGGCCGTCGTGTTCGAGGCAGCGTCGAAGGCCGAGGCGGCGGTCCACGCCGACCCAAGGACGGCCTGTTTCTATGCCCGCCGTGCGCTGGAGCTCGCGGTGAGCTGGGCCTACAAGCATGACGCAGCGTTGCGGCTCCCGTACCAGGACAACATCTCGGCGCTGATCCACGAACCGAGCTTCAAGCAGACTGCGGGCGAGGCGGTGTTCAACAAGGCGCGGGTGATCAACACGCTCGGTAACCGCGCCGTGCATAGCCGTCGCCCAGTACCGGAGTCGGACGCGCTCGCGGCGGTGCTCGAGATGTTCCACGTCGCCTACTGGTTCGCCCGCACCTACGCACGCGCCGAGCGACCGGCGCCCGGGCTCGCGTTCGATCCGGCGGCGCTGCCCCGGCCCGCGCCAGCGGCGACGCAGACTGCGGAGCAGTTGCAGGCTCTAGAAGTGCGCTTGCGGGAGCGTGACGAAAGCCTCTCGGCGTTGCTAGTGGACAAGACCGCGCTCGATGAAGAGCTGAAGCGCCTACGCGCCGAAGTCACGAAGGCGAAGAAGGCCGCCGAGGCACAGCCCGACACGCACGACTACTCCGAAGCCGAGACGCGGGACTACTTCATCGACCTGCTGCTCAAGGAGGCCGGGTGGCCGCTTGACCAGCCTCGCGACCGCGAGTTCGAGGTCAGCGGCATGCCCAACAATAAGGGCAAGGGCTACGTCGACTACGTGCTCTGGGGGGACGACGGGAAGCCCCTTGGACTGATCGAAGCCAAACGCACGCGCCGCGATGCTCGGGTGGGGCAGCAACAGGCCAAGCTCTACGCCGATTGCCTGGAGCGTCAGTTCGGCCGTCGGCCGGTCATTTTCTACTCAAACGGCTACGAACACTGGATCTGGGACGACATGCGCTACCCGCCGCGCCAGGTGCAGGGCTTCTACAAAAAGTCGGAGTTGGAGTTGCTGGTTCAGCGCCGCGAGACGCGGCGGCGGCTCGCCGAGGCGCCGATCAATCCAGCGATCGCCGAACGTTATTACCAGACACGCGCCATTCGTCGTATTGCCGAGGCGTTCGAGCGCGACCACGATCGCAAAGCGTTGCTCGTGATGGCGACCGGTGCCGGGAAGACGCGCACGGTGATCGCGCTCTGCGACCTACTGATACGCTGCAACTGGGTGAAACGCGTGCTCTTCCTCGCCGATCGCGTGGCGCTCGTGAATCAGGCAGTGAACGCTTTCAAGCGCCACCTGCCCGATTCGTCGCCCGTGAACCTGGTCGCCGAAAAGGACACCGAGGGGCGCGTCTTCGTCTCGACCTATCCTACCATGATGGGTCTGATCGACCAGGCCGCGGACGGTCAGCGACGCTTTGGCCCCGGACACTTCGACCTCATAATTATCGACGAGGCGCACCGGTCGGTGTTCCAGAAGTACCGTGCGATCTTCGATTATTTCGACTCGCTGCTCATCGGACTGACGGCGACGCCGAAGGACGAGTTGGATCGCAACACCTACAGGCTCTTCGACCTCGAAAGCGGCGTGCCGACCGATGCCTACTCACTGGAGGAGGCCGTGCGTGACGGCTACCTCGTGCCGCCGCAGGCCGTTTCGGTGCCGCTCAGGTTCCAGCGCGAGGGTATCACGTATGACGAGCTTTCGGAGGAGGAGAAGGACCAGTGGGATACGCTGGAGTGGGATGACGAAGGCACCGTGCCGGACCGGGTCGAGGCTCAGGCCGTCAACAGGTGGCTCTTCAACAAAGATACCGTGGACAAGGTGCTGGCGCATCTGATGACGCGTGGCCTCACGGTTGCGGGCGGCGACCGGCTGGGTAAGACGATCATATTTGCTAAGAATCAGCAGCACGCCGACTTCATCGCCGAGCGCTTCAACGTTAACTACCCACACTACCGGGGCGAGTTCGCACGCGTCATCACCTTTAAAACCGAGTATGCGCAGAACCTGATCGACAACTTCTCCAACAAGGAGAAGGCACCGCATATCGCGATCTCGGTGGACATGCTCGACACGGGTATCGACGTGCCGGAGGTCGGGAACCTTGTCTTCTTCAAGCTTGTGCGGTCAAGGACTAAGTTCTGGCAGATGGTCGGGCGCGGTACGCGGTTGTGCCCGGACCTGTTCGGCCCGGGACAGCACAAGGAGTTCTTCTATCTCTTTGACTACTGCCAGAACCTCGAGTACTTCAGCCAGGATATGCCGGCAACTGAGGGTTCGGCGGCAGCGTCGCTGGGCAAGCGGCTCTTCAACGCACGGCTGGAACTGGTCGCAGCACTGGATAGCCGTGCTCAGAACATGCCGGTCGCGACAGTTGGGGAGTCGACGGCGACATACGGTGATCCGAGGACGAACAATGAGGTGAGGCAGTCCGTCTCGGAACTGCTGCAACGCGAGGTGGCGTCAATGAACGTTGACAACTTCGTTGTTCGCCCGCACCGGCGCCTGGTCGAGGAGTATGCTAAGCCCGAAGCGTGGGTAGCGCTGGCGGGAGAGGCTCTCTCGGAGCTTTCCTGTGAACTAGCAGGGCTTCCTACACAGCTCGATCCTGAGAACGAAGAGGCGAAGCGCTTCGATCTACTTGCCCTGAGGTTACAACTCGCCTTACTGCATGCCGAACCCGGATTTCCACGTCTGCGCGACCATGTCATGAAGATTGCCGGACTGCTGGAAGAGAAGGATGCCATTCCATTGGTCCGCGAACAGATGGCCCTGATCCAGGATGTACAGAGCGATGAGTGGTGGCAAGATGTCACAGTGCCGATGCTGGAAGTGATGCGGCGCCGGTTGCGCGAGTTAGTGCAGTTCATCGACAAGCGCCAACGCAAGCCAGTCTATACGGACTTCGAGGACCTGATGGGGAGCGAGACTGACTTCACCCTGCCCGGCTGCACGGTGGGTACCGATCAAGCCAAGTTTGTCGCAAAAGCGCGAGCGTTCCTGAACCAGCACCTCGATCACACTGTGATTGCCAAACTGCGGATGAACCAGCCGCTTACCTGCCCTGATCTCGCAGAACTGGAGCGTTTGCTCGGTGAGAGTGGTACAGGTGGATTGGATGATATCCGTCGGGCGGCGGACGAAGCCCATGGGCTAGGTCTCTTTGTGCGGTCACTCGTGGGGATGGATAGGAGCGCGGCCAAAAATGCGCTAGGAGGGTTCATCAGAGGAAAACCATTCACTGCGAACCAGCTTGAGTTCGTCAACCTGATCGTGGACCACCTGACCGAGCACGGGGTCATGGAACCCGCCCTACTCTACGAGTCGCCGTTCACGGACCTCACACCGCAGGGGCCGGAGGGTCTGTTCCAGTCGGCTGAGATGGATGAGTTAATCCGGGTGCTCAAGGCCGTGCGGGAGACGGCTGTGGCAGCTTAA
- a CDS encoding ATP-binding protein, whose product MPEEVKITTEGIITALSKLKFTDKNFPKAVAEYIWNGFDARASIVELDYEFSAGGLRRLVIRDNGHGIPHDQLNLKFQPIFESDKLKDDGNNRNTSQYHGKNGLGRLTFVTFARRARWETAYQQGEKTYSYSIEILGNKLELFSGLDENPEESNKQPSTVVTFSDFKEYNHNKYGKNVGETELLEYLKREFCWFLELNKYKGYKLIINGVKLDYSPLIGDEENFTLTGKRQGEMFSIRYVRWKIPLNQEYSKYYYLDHNCNELHKEYTTLNKKGDRFYHSVFIASKYFRNFKFDSTEDQENITGFGRSDETFKQLTEQLQGYLRRKRKPFLRQHAKKVIADFEREGIIAKKDADSFQLIQIEDLEEVIQEIYTTQPRIFLDLSQEQQKMLISLLNVVLNSEDRDEILKIIEDIVELDADERGELAELLKVTEMQKIVKTIKLIADRQMVLKLIEECLFNDSFGANEVDHIQKIVESNTWLFGEQYALVAAAEDTFEKALRNQIRILSAKDEKVHIDNPDKNKQVDIFICRQNKHHKGVHNVIIELKHPKKRIGLEQLNQVKTYLSVVLSEPRFNGDSFSWEFILVGTKYDSRGLIEREIKSYEGKGERGIVQDLENCKIYIRKWSDILSDCEIRHSFVNNQLEIQKNRLIEKTKTASEAVKQANASSAAM is encoded by the coding sequence ATGCCAGAAGAAGTTAAAATCACCACTGAAGGCATTATTACTGCCTTGAGCAAATTAAAATTCACTGACAAAAATTTCCCCAAAGCAGTGGCCGAGTATATTTGGAATGGCTTTGATGCTCGTGCGTCCATAGTTGAGCTCGACTATGAGTTTAGCGCAGGGGGGCTACGAAGGCTTGTTATCAGGGACAATGGTCATGGTATTCCCCATGACCAACTCAATCTTAAATTTCAACCCATTTTTGAATCGGATAAACTCAAAGACGACGGCAATAACCGAAACACATCACAGTACCATGGGAAAAATGGATTGGGTAGATTAACGTTTGTTACTTTCGCACGAAGAGCTCGATGGGAAACGGCGTACCAGCAAGGGGAGAAGACATACTCATATTCTATTGAAATATTAGGTAACAAGCTTGAATTATTTTCGGGATTAGATGAAAATCCCGAAGAATCCAATAAACAACCAAGCACAGTGGTGACATTTTCTGACTTTAAGGAGTACAACCACAATAAATATGGGAAAAACGTAGGGGAAACCGAATTATTAGAATATTTAAAGCGGGAATTTTGCTGGTTCTTGGAGTTGAATAAGTATAAAGGCTACAAATTAATTATTAATGGCGTAAAGTTAGATTATAGTCCTCTTATAGGAGATGAAGAAAATTTTACTTTGACAGGGAAACGACAAGGAGAAATGTTTTCTATACGTTATGTTAGATGGAAAATACCATTAAACCAGGAATATTCAAAGTATTACTATTTAGATCATAATTGCAACGAACTCCATAAAGAGTATACGACATTGAATAAGAAGGGAGATAGGTTTTATCACAGCGTTTTCATCGCAAGTAAATACTTCAGGAACTTTAAATTTGACTCCACAGAAGACCAAGAGAATATCACTGGATTTGGGCGCTCGGATGAGACATTCAAACAATTAACTGAACAACTACAGGGATATTTACGAAGAAAAAGGAAGCCATTTTTACGACAACATGCCAAAAAAGTCATCGCAGACTTTGAGAGAGAAGGTATTATCGCAAAAAAGGATGCCGATTCCTTTCAGTTAATCCAGATAGAGGATCTGGAAGAAGTAATTCAAGAGATATATACAACCCAGCCACGAATCTTTTTGGATTTAAGTCAAGAGCAGCAAAAGATGCTCATAAGCCTCTTAAATGTCGTACTAAATTCTGAAGATCGAGATGAAATCTTGAAAATTATTGAGGATATTGTGGAGCTCGATGCTGACGAGAGGGGAGAATTGGCCGAGCTGCTCAAAGTAACTGAAATGCAGAAAATTGTTAAGACAATAAAATTAATCGCCGATAGACAAATGGTACTGAAACTGATAGAAGAATGTCTATTCAACGACTCCTTTGGGGCAAATGAGGTAGATCACATCCAAAAAATTGTGGAAAGCAATACATGGCTTTTTGGGGAACAATATGCCCTGGTGGCGGCAGCTGAAGACACCTTCGAGAAAGCCCTTCGCAATCAGATTCGCATACTATCGGCAAAGGATGAAAAAGTTCACATTGATAATCCTGATAAGAATAAACAGGTCGATATCTTCATCTGTCGGCAAAATAAGCACCATAAAGGCGTTCACAATGTTATTATCGAACTTAAGCACCCAAAAAAGCGAATTGGGTTAGAGCAGTTAAATCAAGTAAAAACCTATTTAAGCGTGGTATTATCCGAACCTCGGTTTAATGGTGATAGCTTTTCGTGGGAATTCATCTTAGTCGGAACGAAATACGATTCAAGGGGCCTCATTGAGAGGGAGATAAAAAGTTATGAGGGGAAGGGAGAAAGAGGGATAGTCCAAGATTTAGAGAATTGTAAAATATACATTCGGAAGTGGAGCGATATATTAAGCGATTGTGAAATTAGGCACAGTTTCGTAAACAATCAGCTTGAAATACAAAAGAATAGGCTCATTGAAAAAACGAAAACCGCAAGTGAAGCAGTTAAACAAGCAAATGCCTCTTCAGCGGCGATGTGA